One Pseudomonas sp. AN-1 genomic region harbors:
- a CDS encoding RNA pyrophosphohydrolase, with amino-acid sequence MIDPDGFRPNVGIILANEVGQVLWARRINQDAWQFPQGGINPQESPEEALFRELNEEVGLEPQDVRILACTRGWLRYRLPQRLVRTHSQPLCIGQKQKWFLLHLTGDEQRVRMDLTGKPEFDGWRWVSYWYPLGQVVSFKREVYRRALKELAPRLPIRD; translated from the coding sequence GTGATCGATCCCGATGGTTTCCGACCGAATGTCGGCATCATCCTGGCCAATGAAGTCGGTCAGGTGCTGTGGGCGCGACGCATCAACCAGGATGCCTGGCAGTTTCCCCAGGGTGGCATCAACCCGCAGGAGTCGCCGGAAGAGGCACTGTTTCGCGAATTGAACGAGGAAGTCGGCCTGGAGCCCCAGGATGTGCGCATCCTCGCCTGCACCCGCGGCTGGTTGCGCTATCGTTTGCCGCAGCGCCTGGTGCGCACCCACAGCCAGCCGCTGTGCATCGGCCAGAAGCAGAAGTGGTTCCTCCTGCACCTGACCGGCGACGAGCAGCGGGTGCGCATGGACCTGACCGGCAAACCGGAGTTCGACGGCTGGCGCTGGGTCAGCTACTGGTATCCGCTGGGCCAGGTGGTGTCCTTCAAGCGCGAGGTGTACCGCCGCGCCCTGAAGGAACTGGCGCCGCGCCTGCCGATCCGCGACTGA
- a CDS encoding DUF2269 domain-containing protein produces the protein MTLYLLLKTLHILSSTLLFGTGLGSAYYAWRAWKSAQVTTIATTFRHLVAADWLFTTPTAILQPLSGLAMVHLGGWPLGQHWLLVTLVLYALAGLCWLPVVWLQIRVRDLAVQAERDGTPLPALAGRYMAWWFALGWPAFAAFVVIFGLMVVKPA, from the coding sequence ATGACCCTCTACCTGCTGCTCAAGACCCTGCACATCCTCTCCTCCACCCTGCTGTTCGGCACCGGCCTCGGCTCGGCGTACTACGCCTGGCGCGCCTGGAAAAGCGCCCAGGTGACGACCATCGCCACCACCTTCCGCCACCTGGTCGCCGCCGACTGGCTGTTCACCACGCCCACCGCCATCCTCCAGCCGCTCAGCGGCCTGGCCATGGTCCACCTGGGCGGCTGGCCGCTCGGTCAGCACTGGCTGCTGGTGACCCTCGTCCTCTATGCGCTGGCCGGGCTGTGCTGGCTGCCGGTGGTGTGGCTGCAGATCCGCGTGCGCGACCTGGCCGTGCAGGCCGAGCGCGACGGCACGCCGCTGCCGGCGCTGGCCGGGCGCTACATGGCCTGGTGGTTCGCCCTCGGCTGGCCGGCGTTCGCCGCCTTCGTGGTGATCTTCGGCCTGATGGTGGTCAAGCCCGCCTGA
- a CDS encoding thymidylate synthase — translation MKQYLDLMRRVRETGTFKADRTGTGTWSVFGHQMRFDLADGFPLVTTKKCHLKSIIHELLWFLRGETNIRYLKENGVSIWDEWADENGELGPVYGYQWRSWPAPNGESIDQIANLIEMIRKNPDSRRLIVSAWNPALVEQMALPPCHALFQFYVADGKLSCQLYQRSADIFLGVPFNIASYALLTMMVAQVCDLEPGEFVWTGGDCHLYANHLEQTDLQLSREPLPLPQMKLNPTVKDLFAFRFEDFELVGYQSHPHIKAPVAV, via the coding sequence ATGAAACAGTACCTCGACCTGATGCGCCGCGTGCGCGAGACCGGCACCTTCAAGGCCGACCGTACCGGCACCGGCACCTGGTCGGTGTTCGGCCACCAGATGCGCTTCGACCTGGCCGACGGCTTCCCGCTGGTGACCACCAAGAAGTGCCACCTGAAATCCATCATCCACGAGCTGCTGTGGTTCCTCAGGGGCGAGACCAACATCCGCTACCTCAAGGAAAACGGCGTCTCCATCTGGGACGAGTGGGCCGACGAGAACGGCGAGCTGGGCCCGGTGTACGGCTACCAGTGGCGCAGCTGGCCGGCGCCCAACGGCGAGTCGATCGACCAGATCGCCAACCTGATCGAGATGATCCGGAAGAACCCCGACTCGCGCCGGCTGATCGTCTCCGCGTGGAACCCGGCGCTGGTCGAGCAGATGGCCCTGCCGCCGTGCCACGCGCTGTTCCAGTTCTACGTCGCCGACGGCAAGCTCTCCTGCCAGCTGTACCAGCGCTCGGCGGACATCTTCCTCGGCGTGCCGTTCAACATCGCCAGCTACGCCCTGCTGACGATGATGGTGGCGCAGGTCTGCGACCTCGAGCCCGGCGAGTTCGTCTGGACCGGCGGCGACTGCCACCTGTACGCCAACCATCTGGAGCAGACCGACCTGCAGCTGTCGCGCGAGCCCCTGCCGCTGCCGCAGATGAAGCTGAACCCGACGGTGAAGGACCTGTTCGCCTTCCGCTTCGAGGACTTCGAGCTGGTCGGCTACCAGAGCCACCCGCACATCAAGGCGCCGGTGGCGGTCTGA
- a CDS encoding TRAP transporter substrate-binding protein produces the protein MKRLKLAALVTAFACAASAQAAETYTLKFGHFLPSTSYQQREMFEPWCAKLKEESAGRLECQIYPSMQLGGTPAKLADMVRNGVADIVWTAPSYSPGKFPRIEAVEQPFLMPYGARNSDPIIWKFYEQYAKDDFKGYKVLAMHGDGGMGFHTRSKAITSLDDLKGMKLRASHRASALLVESLGAAPVSMPPPQMTESLSKGVIDGVLFTWSTIRDVKVDEVTSFHSEPPAGSPSLTSTVLTMLMNEKKFASLPKDLQEVIERNSGPALNDMISNVWDKHMEGAVKATPAEQIVNISAENYAAMQKAAEPVAQNWVKEVAAKGVDGDAMLKGVREIAAAQAQVQAQAR, from the coding sequence ATGAAACGCCTCAAGCTGGCCGCACTGGTCACCGCCTTCGCTTGCGCCGCCTCCGCCCAGGCCGCCGAGACCTATACCCTCAAGTTCGGCCACTTCCTGCCTTCCACCTCCTACCAGCAGCGCGAGATGTTCGAGCCCTGGTGCGCCAAGCTGAAGGAGGAGTCCGCCGGTCGACTCGAGTGCCAGATCTATCCGTCCATGCAGCTCGGTGGCACCCCGGCCAAGCTGGCCGACATGGTGCGCAACGGCGTGGCCGACATCGTCTGGACCGCACCGTCCTACTCGCCCGGCAAGTTCCCGCGCATCGAGGCGGTCGAGCAGCCGTTCCTGATGCCCTACGGTGCGCGCAACAGCGACCCGATCATCTGGAAGTTCTACGAGCAGTACGCCAAGGACGACTTCAAGGGCTACAAGGTGCTGGCCATGCACGGCGACGGTGGCATGGGCTTCCACACCCGCAGCAAGGCGATCACCAGCCTCGACGACCTCAAGGGCATGAAGCTGCGCGCCTCGCACCGCGCCTCGGCATTGCTGGTCGAGTCGCTCGGCGCCGCGCCGGTGAGCATGCCGCCGCCGCAGATGACCGAGTCGCTGTCCAAGGGCGTGATCGACGGCGTGCTGTTCACCTGGAGCACCATCCGCGACGTCAAGGTCGACGAAGTGACCAGCTTCCACAGCGAGCCGCCGGCCGGCTCGCCGTCGCTGACCAGCACCGTGCTGACCATGCTGATGAACGAGAAGAAGTTCGCCAGCCTGCCCAAGGACCTGCAAGAGGTCATCGAGCGCAACAGCGGCCCGGCGCTCAACGACATGATCAGCAACGTCTGGGACAAGCACATGGAAGGCGCGGTCAAGGCCACCCCGGCCGAGCAGATCGTCAACATCAGCGCCGAGAACTACGCGGCCATGCAGAAGGCCGCCGAGCCGGTGGCGCAGAACTGGGTGAAGGAAGTCGCCGCCAAGGGCGTCGACGGCGACGCCATGCTCAAGGGCGTGCGCGAGATCGCCGCGGCTCAGGCCCAGGTTCAGGCCCAGGCCCGGTAA
- a CDS encoding HAD family hydrolase has protein sequence MRLALFDLDNTLLAGDSDHAWGDWLCRRGILDAATYKARNDEYYEDYLAGRLDIQAYLNFCLAVLGQYDRAQLDAWHREFMAECIEPIILPRGEALLAEHRAAGDRLVIITATNRFVTGPIAARLGVDTLLATECEMQDGQYTGRTTDIPCFREGKVTRLERWLLENGMSLAGSTFYSDSRNDLPLLEQVDQPVAVDPCAELRSVAEQRGWPVISLRG, from the coding sequence GTGCGTCTGGCGCTGTTCGACCTCGACAACACCCTGCTGGCCGGCGACAGCGACCATGCCTGGGGCGACTGGCTGTGCCGGCGCGGCATCCTCGACGCAGCCACCTACAAGGCGCGCAACGACGAGTACTACGAGGATTACCTGGCCGGCCGCCTGGACATCCAGGCCTACCTGAACTTCTGCCTGGCTGTGCTCGGCCAGTACGATCGCGCGCAGCTGGACGCCTGGCACCGCGAGTTCATGGCCGAGTGCATCGAGCCGATCATCCTGCCCAGGGGCGAGGCGCTGCTCGCCGAGCACCGCGCCGCCGGCGACCGGCTGGTGATCATCACCGCCACCAACCGCTTCGTCACCGGTCCGATCGCCGCGCGCCTGGGCGTCGACACCCTGCTGGCCACCGAGTGCGAGATGCAGGACGGGCAGTACACCGGGCGCACCACAGACATCCCCTGCTTCCGCGAGGGCAAGGTGACCCGCCTGGAGCGCTGGTTGCTGGAGAACGGCATGAGCCTGGCCGGCAGCACCTTCTACAGCGACTCGCGCAACGATCTGCCGCTGCTCGAGCAGGTCGACCAGCCGGTGGCGGTCGACCCCTGCGCGGAGCTGCGCTCCGTCGCCGAACAGCGCGGCTGGCCGGTGATCTCGCTGCGCGGCTGA
- the ptsP gene encoding phosphoenolpyruvate--protein phosphotransferase — translation MLHTLRKIIQEVNAARDLDTALAIIVERVRAAMGTQVCSVYLLDPQSNRFVLMATEGLNKDSIGQVSMAPSEGLVGLVGTREEPLNLEDASSHPRFRYFAETGEERYASFLGAPIIHHRRVMGVLVVQQKERRQFDEGEEAFLVTMSAQLAGVIAHAEATGSIRGLGKQGKATPDTRFLGVPGSPGVALGSAVVVLPPADLEVVPDRPVDDIDGEIAYFYNAVEAVRKDMRELSARLASQLRQEERALFDVYLMMLDDASIAGEVIKVIETGQWAQGALRQVVNGHVQRFELMDDAYLSERASDIKDIGRRILAYLQQARQQKLVYPDSTILVSEELSPAMLGEVPSGKLAGLVSVTGSSNSHVAILARAMGIPTVMGAVDLPYTMLDGIELIVDGNRGDVFTNPSPGLRRQFSEIAEEERQLNRGLDALRSLPCETTDGHRMPLWVNTGLFADIARAQERGAEGVGLYRSEVPFMTNERFPSEKEQVAIYRDQLRAFHPLPVTMRTLDIGGDKALSYFPIKEENPFLGWRGIRVTLDHPEIFLVQARAMLKASEGLENLRILLPMISGLPELEEAQRLLHRAWSEVREEGVDVPMPPVGVMIEIPAAVFQTRELARQVDFLSVGSNDLTQYLLAVDRNNPRVANLYDYLHPSILQALKRVVDDAHSVGKPVSICGEMAGDPTAALLLMAMGFDSLSMNATNLPKVKWLLRQLSLEQARELLDLVLALDHAPLIHSTLQLHLRNLGLSRMLAPGGSVQG, via the coding sequence ATGCTCCACACGCTGCGCAAGATCATCCAGGAGGTCAACGCCGCCCGGGATCTCGATACCGCCCTGGCGATCATCGTCGAGCGCGTGCGTGCAGCCATGGGCACCCAGGTCTGCTCGGTGTACCTGCTCGACCCGCAGAGCAACCGTTTCGTGCTGATGGCCACCGAAGGCCTCAACAAGGACTCCATCGGCCAGGTCAGCATGGCGCCCAGCGAGGGCCTGGTCGGCCTGGTCGGCACCCGCGAGGAGCCGCTCAACCTCGAGGACGCCTCCAGCCACCCGCGCTTCCGCTACTTCGCCGAGACCGGCGAGGAGCGCTACGCCTCCTTCCTCGGCGCGCCGATCATCCACCACCGCCGGGTGATGGGCGTGCTGGTGGTGCAGCAGAAGGAGCGCCGCCAGTTCGACGAGGGCGAGGAAGCCTTCCTGGTCACCATGAGCGCCCAGCTCGCCGGGGTGATCGCCCACGCCGAAGCGACCGGCTCGATCCGCGGCCTCGGCAAGCAGGGCAAGGCCACTCCCGACACCCGCTTCCTCGGCGTACCCGGCTCGCCCGGCGTGGCCCTCGGCAGCGCCGTGGTGGTGCTGCCGCCGGCCGACCTCGAGGTGGTGCCGGACCGCCCGGTCGACGACATCGACGGCGAGATCGCCTACTTCTACAACGCCGTCGAGGCGGTGCGAAAGGACATGCGCGAGCTGTCCGCGCGGCTGGCCAGCCAGCTGCGTCAGGAGGAGCGCGCGCTGTTCGACGTCTACCTGATGATGCTCGACGACGCCTCGATCGCCGGCGAAGTCATCAAGGTCATCGAGACCGGCCAGTGGGCCCAGGGCGCCCTGCGCCAGGTGGTCAACGGCCATGTGCAGCGCTTCGAGCTGATGGACGACGCCTACCTCAGCGAGCGCGCCTCGGACATCAAGGACATCGGCCGGCGCATCCTCGCCTACCTGCAGCAGGCCCGCCAGCAGAAGCTGGTCTACCCGGACAGCACCATCCTGGTCAGCGAGGAGCTGTCGCCGGCGATGCTCGGCGAGGTGCCGTCCGGCAAGCTGGCCGGCCTGGTTTCGGTGACCGGCTCGAGCAACTCGCACGTCGCCATCCTCGCCCGCGCCATGGGCATCCCCACGGTGATGGGCGCGGTCGACCTGCCCTACACCATGCTCGACGGCATCGAGCTGATCGTCGACGGCAACCGCGGCGACGTGTTCACCAACCCCTCTCCCGGCCTGCGCCGCCAGTTCAGCGAGATCGCCGAGGAGGAGCGCCAGCTCAACCGCGGCCTCGATGCCCTGCGCAGCCTGCCCTGCGAGACCACCGACGGCCACCGCATGCCGCTGTGGGTCAACACCGGGCTGTTCGCCGACATCGCCCGCGCCCAGGAGCGCGGTGCCGAGGGCGTCGGCCTGTACCGCAGCGAAGTGCCGTTCATGACCAACGAGCGCTTCCCCAGCGAGAAGGAGCAGGTGGCGATCTACCGCGACCAGCTCAGGGCCTTCCACCCGCTGCCGGTGACCATGCGCACCCTCGACATCGGCGGCGACAAGGCGCTGTCCTACTTCCCGATCAAGGAAGAGAACCCCTTCCTCGGCTGGCGCGGCATCCGCGTCACCCTCGACCACCCGGAGATCTTCCTGGTCCAGGCGCGCGCCATGCTCAAGGCCAGCGAGGGCCTGGAGAACCTGCGCATCCTGCTGCCGATGATCAGCGGCCTGCCCGAACTGGAGGAGGCGCAGCGCCTCTTGCACCGCGCCTGGAGCGAGGTGCGCGAGGAAGGCGTCGACGTGCCCATGCCGCCGGTGGGGGTGATGATCGAGATCCCCGCCGCGGTGTTCCAGACCCGCGAACTGGCCCGCCAGGTCGACTTCCTGTCGGTCGGCTCCAACGACCTGACCCAGTACCTGCTGGCGGTCGACCGCAACAACCCGCGAGTGGCCAACCTCTACGACTACCTGCACCCGTCGATCCTGCAGGCGCTCAAGCGCGTGGTCGACGATGCACACAGCGTCGGCAAGCCGGTGAGCATCTGCGGCGAGATGGCCGGAGACCCGACGGCCGCCCTGCTGCTGATGGCCATGGGTTTCGACTCGCTGTCGATGAACGCCACCAACCTGCCCAAGGTGAAGTGGCTGCTGCGCCAGCTGTCGCTGGAGCAGGCGCGCGAGCTGCTCGACCTGGTGCTGGCCCTCGACCACGCCCCGCTGATCCACAGCACCCTGCAGCTGCACCTGCGCAACCTCGGCCTGAGCCGCATGCTGGCGCCGGGCGGCAGCGTGCAGGGCTGA
- a CDS encoding sulfite exporter TauE/SafE family protein, with protein MEFVIYLILGAAAGVLAGLFGVGGGMIIVPVLVYSFQAQGFAPEVLTHMAVGTSLATIAFTSINSIRAHHKRGAVRWEIVRWLTLGILGGSVLGGLTASLLQGEWLQKIIGVFAISMAAQMAFNLQPKASGGVPGKAGLGGAGTVIGWASAIIGIGGGSLTVPFLSWRSVPMQQAVATSAACGLPIAVASALSFMWLGHGEAQLPDWSLGFVYLPAVVGIAATSMFFARFGAQLAHKLSPLVLKRLFALLLLAVGLNFLL; from the coding sequence ATGGAGTTCGTCATCTATCTGATCCTGGGCGCCGCGGCCGGCGTGCTGGCCGGGCTGTTCGGCGTCGGCGGCGGCATGATCATCGTGCCGGTGCTGGTCTACAGCTTTCAGGCCCAGGGCTTCGCCCCCGAGGTGCTCACCCACATGGCGGTCGGCACCTCGCTGGCCACCATCGCCTTCACCTCGATCAACTCGATCCGCGCCCACCACAAGCGCGGCGCGGTGCGCTGGGAGATCGTGCGCTGGCTGACCCTCGGCATCCTCGGCGGCAGCGTGCTCGGCGGCCTGACCGCCTCCTTGCTGCAGGGCGAGTGGCTGCAGAAGATCATCGGCGTGTTCGCCATCAGCATGGCCGCGCAGATGGCCTTCAACCTGCAGCCCAAGGCCAGCGGCGGCGTGCCCGGCAAGGCCGGTCTCGGCGGCGCCGGCACGGTGATCGGCTGGGCCTCGGCGATCATCGGCATCGGCGGCGGCTCGCTGACCGTGCCCTTCCTCAGCTGGCGCAGCGTGCCGATGCAGCAGGCAGTGGCCACCTCGGCGGCCTGCGGCCTGCCCATCGCCGTGGCCAGCGCGCTGAGCTTCATGTGGCTGGGTCACGGCGAAGCCCAGCTGCCGGACTGGAGCCTCGGCTTCGTCTACCTGCCGGCGGTAGTCGGCATCGCCGCCACCTCGATGTTCTTCGCCCGCTTCGGCGCGCAGCTGGCGCACAAGCTGTCGCCGCTGGTGCTCAAGCGCCTGTTCGCCCTGCTGCTGCTTGCCGTCGGCCTGAATTTCCTGCTCTGA
- a CDS encoding TRAP transporter small permease, producing the protein MAESLSLEGGLELQRGPLGRVLYLACQAFALAGGVVLLALINMSLVSIIGRKLFNTPIRGDIELMEIGASIAIAAFLPLCEVRATHIKVDTFTMKLPAGAQRLLDAVAHLLCMSGALILAWRTALQLRDNLEYGDVSTLLSIPMWIPLGLIVPSLILLALASAYRVSVCLSGGRP; encoded by the coding sequence ATGGCTGAGTCGCTTTCCCTCGAAGGCGGCCTGGAACTGCAACGCGGCCCTCTGGGCCGCGTTCTTTATCTGGCCTGCCAAGCTTTCGCACTTGCCGGCGGCGTGGTGCTGCTGGCGCTGATCAACATGTCGCTGGTGTCGATCATCGGCCGCAAGCTGTTCAACACGCCGATCCGCGGCGACATCGAGCTGATGGAGATCGGTGCGTCCATCGCCATCGCCGCCTTCCTGCCGCTGTGCGAGGTGCGCGCCACCCACATCAAGGTCGATACCTTCACCATGAAGCTGCCCGCCGGCGCCCAGCGCCTGCTGGATGCCGTGGCCCATCTGCTGTGCATGAGCGGGGCGCTGATCCTGGCCTGGCGCACCGCGCTGCAGCTGCGCGACAACCTGGAGTACGGCGACGTGTCCACCCTGCTGTCGATCCCGATGTGGATCCCGCTGGGGCTGATCGTGCCCAGCCTGATCCTGCTGGCACTGGCCAGCGCCTACCGGGTTTCCGTCTGTCTGTCCGGAGGTCGTCCATGA
- the lgt gene encoding prolipoprotein diacylglyceryl transferase has translation MLVFPQIDPVAVALGPLKIHWYGLMYLVGIGGAWWLASRRLARFDAAWTRDTLSDLVFWAACGVVLGGRFGYVVFYNFEQFLADPLWLLRIWEGGMSFHGGFLGVMLAMWWFGRRTGKHLFELLDFIAPLVPLGLGAGRIGNFINAELWGKPTDLPWAMLFPAWSDPAQLARHPSQLYQFALEGVALFVILWLYSNKPRPTMAVSGLFAACYGCFRFIVEFVRVPDAQLGYLAGGWLTMGQLLSLPMILGGIGLMVYAYRRQAQAA, from the coding sequence ATGCTGGTTTTCCCGCAGATCGACCCGGTGGCCGTCGCCCTCGGCCCGCTGAAGATCCACTGGTACGGCCTGATGTACCTGGTCGGCATCGGCGGCGCCTGGTGGCTGGCCTCCCGCCGCCTGGCGCGCTTCGATGCCGCCTGGACGCGCGACACCCTCTCCGACCTGGTGTTCTGGGCCGCCTGCGGCGTGGTCCTCGGCGGCCGCTTCGGCTACGTGGTGTTCTACAACTTCGAGCAGTTCCTGGCCGACCCGCTGTGGCTGCTGCGCATCTGGGAAGGCGGCATGTCCTTCCACGGCGGCTTCCTCGGCGTGATGCTGGCGATGTGGTGGTTCGGCCGGCGCACCGGCAAGCACCTGTTCGAGCTGCTCGACTTCATCGCCCCGCTGGTACCGCTGGGCCTCGGCGCCGGGCGCATCGGCAACTTCATCAACGCCGAGCTGTGGGGCAAGCCCACCGACCTGCCGTGGGCGATGCTGTTCCCGGCCTGGAGCGATCCGGCGCAGCTCGCCCGCCATCCCTCGCAGCTGTACCAGTTCGCCCTCGAGGGCGTGGCGCTGTTCGTCATCCTCTGGCTGTACTCCAACAAGCCGCGGCCGACCATGGCGGTGTCCGGGCTGTTCGCCGCCTGCTACGGCTGCTTCCGCTTCATCGTGGAGTTCGTCCGCGTGCCGGACGCCCAGCTCGGCTACCTGGCCGGCGGCTGGCTGACCATGGGCCAGCTGCTCAGCCTGCCGATGATCCTCGGCGGCATCGGCCTGATGGTCTACGCCTACCGGCGCCAGGCGCAGGCGGCCTGA
- a CDS encoding DoxX-like family protein encodes MRILLVGAGGFLGRHLHVALRAAGHQVLATSRQPDPAASGDWLVLDLAELARDPRSFAWPDGIELVINAAGLLSSDRTQLDEVQHLGACALFELAAAHGARVLQISALGAEDGPDTAFLASKAAAERHLLGLGIPAVVLRPSLVLGPGAASSRWLQRLSPWPWTPLLDNRARLQPLHVDDLCAAVLALLASWPAQPCSLALVGPEALTMGQIVDRLRAAQGWGPGRYWTLPRPLAALGALLGERLGWRALNRQTLRLARRDNLASPEPLAAACGHRCLPLEARLHDWPQASESLGLIMQPLLLALLVLVWLGTALACLGPGFTWGLRILAEAGIDGWPARIAVAGGALLDGALGLGLLWRRWRRRALQAQVALMLAYTALISWLLPHYWFDPFQGVGKNLVLLAVSLWLLWLPPAHGRSEA; translated from the coding sequence ATGCGCATCCTGCTGGTCGGCGCCGGCGGCTTCCTCGGCCGCCACCTGCATGTCGCGCTGCGCGCGGCCGGCCACCAGGTCCTCGCCACGTCGCGCCAGCCCGATCCGGCCGCCAGCGGCGACTGGCTGGTGCTGGACCTGGCCGAGCTGGCCCGCGACCCGCGCAGCTTCGCCTGGCCGGACGGCATCGAGCTGGTGATCAATGCCGCCGGCCTGCTGTCCAGCGACCGCACGCAGCTGGACGAGGTGCAGCACCTCGGCGCCTGCGCGCTGTTCGAGCTGGCCGCCGCCCATGGCGCACGGGTGCTGCAGATCTCCGCACTCGGCGCCGAGGACGGCCCCGACACCGCCTTCCTCGCCAGCAAGGCCGCCGCCGAACGCCACCTGCTCGGCCTCGGCATCCCCGCCGTGGTGCTGCGCCCCTCGCTGGTGCTCGGCCCCGGCGCGGCCAGCAGCCGCTGGCTGCAGCGCCTGTCGCCCTGGCCGTGGACGCCGCTGCTGGACAACCGCGCGCGCCTGCAGCCGCTGCACGTCGACGACCTGTGCGCCGCGGTGCTCGCCCTGCTGGCCAGCTGGCCGGCGCAGCCGTGCAGCCTGGCGCTGGTCGGCCCCGAGGCGCTGACCATGGGCCAGATCGTCGACCGTCTGCGCGCCGCCCAGGGCTGGGGGCCGGGGCGCTACTGGACGCTGCCGCGCCCGCTGGCCGCCCTCGGCGCGCTGCTCGGCGAGCGCCTGGGCTGGCGCGCGCTGAACCGCCAGACCCTGCGTCTCGCCCGGCGCGACAACCTGGCCTCGCCCGAGCCGCTGGCCGCCGCCTGCGGCCACCGCTGCCTGCCGCTGGAGGCACGCCTGCACGACTGGCCGCAGGCGAGCGAGAGCCTCGGCCTGATCATGCAGCCGCTGCTGCTCGCCCTGCTGGTGCTGGTCTGGCTGGGCACCGCGCTGGCCTGCCTCGGTCCCGGCTTCACCTGGGGCCTGCGCATCCTCGCCGAGGCCGGCATCGACGGCTGGCCGGCGCGCATCGCGGTGGCCGGCGGCGCCCTGCTCGACGGCGCCCTCGGCCTCGGCCTGCTGTGGCGACGCTGGCGCCGCCGCGCGCTGCAGGCGCAGGTCGCCCTGATGCTCGCCTACACGGCGCTGATCTCCTGGCTGCTGCCGCACTACTGGTTCGATCCCTTCCAGGGCGTCGGCAAGAACCTGGTGCTGCTGGCGGTCAGCCTGTGGCTGCTGTGGCTGCCACCCGCTCACGGACGGAGCGAAGCATGA
- a CDS encoding TRAP transporter large permease encodes MSGLSLGLIALAITLTLLALRVHIGITMLIGGAACFWAVNDGDLSSLLFTLNNLAYSRLSNYDLAVIPLFVLMGQFATHGGLSRAIFRCAAAFIGHWKGGLGMSAIGACAGFGAICGSSLATAATMSHVALPELRRYNYSGRLATATVAAGGTLGILIPPSVPLIIYAVLTQESIAKLFVAAVIPGILAVIGYMIVLRIMVAREGGHANEQRKATASERIKATIGVLPVVGVFIVVIVGIYGGWSNPTEAASIGAAACGILAVIQGGMRWEGIRTSLLGTAETTAMIFLVLLGADLLNSGLALTQMPNELAEWVKNSGLAPMLVLAAILILYLLLGCVMDSLAMILLTIPIFYPVIMGLDFFGLDPSEKSIWFGILALMVVEIGLVTPPLGMNLFIVQRAAGNVALTETARGVVPFITSDILRIVLLTLFPGISLWLLSL; translated from the coding sequence ATGAGCGGTCTGAGTCTCGGCCTGATCGCCCTGGCCATCACCCTGACCCTGCTGGCCCTGCGCGTGCACATCGGCATCACCATGCTGATCGGCGGCGCCGCCTGCTTCTGGGCGGTCAACGACGGCGACCTGTCCTCGCTGCTGTTCACCCTCAACAACCTGGCCTACTCGCGCCTGTCCAACTACGACCTGGCGGTGATCCCGCTGTTCGTGCTGATGGGCCAGTTCGCCACCCACGGCGGCCTGTCGCGCGCCATCTTCCGCTGCGCCGCGGCCTTCATCGGCCACTGGAAGGGCGGTCTGGGCATGTCGGCCATCGGCGCCTGCGCCGGCTTCGGCGCCATCTGCGGCTCCTCGCTGGCCACCGCGGCGACCATGAGCCACGTGGCCCTGCCCGAGCTGCGCCGCTACAACTACTCCGGCCGCCTGGCCACCGCCACCGTGGCCGCCGGCGGCACCCTGGGCATCCTCATCCCGCCGTCGGTGCCGCTGATCATCTACGCCGTGCTGACCCAGGAGTCCATCGCCAAGCTGTTCGTCGCGGCGGTGATCCCCGGCATCCTCGCGGTGATCGGCTACATGATCGTGCTGCGCATCATGGTCGCCCGTGAAGGCGGCCATGCCAACGAGCAGCGCAAGGCCACCGCCAGCGAGCGGATCAAGGCCACGATCGGCGTGCTGCCGGTGGTCGGCGTGTTCATCGTGGTGATCGTCGGCATCTACGGCGGCTGGTCCAACCCCACCGAGGCGGCCTCCATCGGCGCCGCGGCCTGCGGCATCCTCGCGGTGATCCAGGGCGGCATGCGCTGGGAAGGCATCCGCACCAGCCTGCTCGGCACTGCCGAGACCACCGCGATGATCTTCCTCGTGCTGCTCGGCGCCGATCTGCTCAACTCGGGCCTGGCGCTGACCCAGATGCCCAACGAGCTGGCCGAGTGGGTGAAGAACAGCGGTCTGGCACCGATGCTGGTACTGGCGGCGATCCTCATCCTCTACCTGCTGCTCGGCTGCGTGATGGACTCGCTGGCGATGATCCTGCTGACCATCCCGATCTTCTACCCGGTGATCATGGGCCTGGACTTCTTCGGCCTGGATCCTTCCGAGAAGTCGATCTGGTTCGGCATCCTCGCCCTGATGGTGGTGGAGATCGGCCTGGTGACGCCGCCGCTGGGGATGAACCTGTTCATCGTCCAGCGCGCCGCCGGCAACGTGGCGCTGACCGAAACCGCCAGGGGCGTGGTGCCCTTCATCACCTCGGACATCCTGCGCATCGTCCTGCTGACGCTGTTCCCCGGCATAAGCCTGTGGCTGCTCAGCCTCTGA